The Natrinema caseinilyticum genomic sequence AGCCCCCGCGGGACGATCTCGCTGCTTCGCGCGGCCCAGGCGCGTGCCGTCACCGACGGCCGGGAGTACGTGATTCCCGACGACGTTCAGATCGAGGCCCCCGTCGTGATGAGCCACCGGATCAAGACGACCGGCCGCGATCAGGACGGAACGGCGGTCGTCGAGGACGCACTCGAGCGCGTGTCCGTCGAATGAGGCCGAGACTGACGATCCGCGGCTGGACCGTCGTCGCCGTCATCCTCGCCGCCGTCGCGATGAGCTGGTGGTTCGGCCCCCGGGCGCTCAACGCGGTCGTCGTGCCGCTCGGTGTCGTCCTGCTGGCCGGCGTGGCCGCCGTCGTCCGTGCCGACCGGCCGCAGGTCCATCGCCACGCCGTTCCAGACGGGTTCATCGGCGAGCAGCGGCGGGTCGAAGTCGCCATCGAGACCGACGGCCCTGTCGCCGCGACCGTCCGCGATACGGTCGGCGAGGGGGTCTCGGCCACCGACGAGCCGATCGCGGAGACGACGCTCGCGGGCGACGAGACCGTCGCGTACGACGTGCGACTCGAGCGACGAGGTAACAATCGGGTCGGCCCGCTGTCGATCGCAGTCCAGGACGTCCTCGGACTCGTAGCGCGGCCGTTCGAGTACGAGGAAACGACCCCCGTCCTCGTCTATCCGCACGTTCGCGACCTGGGCCGCGGGTCCGTCGCCGATCTCCGGACGCTCACCGGCCTCGCCGATCGACGCGATCAGCGGGAGTTCGACTACCTCCGGGAGTACCGCCGCGG encodes the following:
- a CDS encoding DUF58 domain-containing protein produces the protein MRPRLTIRGWTVVAVILAAVAMSWWFGPRALNAVVVPLGVVLLAGVAAVVRADRPQVHRHAVPDGFIGEQRRVEVAIETDGPVAATVRDTVGEGVSATDEPIAETTLAGDETVAYDVRLERRGNNRVGPLSIAVQDVLGLVARPFEYEETTPVLVYPHVRDLGRGSVADLRTLTGLADRRDQREFDYLREYRRGDSLRDVHWKSAAKRPGDELTVVEYADDEDGTAVTVAAECPPRGFDGATDRVDEMAAAAASVATYLLERGTTVGIALPKASRPPGAGRTHHRELLRLLAVAEPGELPERTRRDADVLVRTEADGTTIVVDGREIPFDRLSGGGRSEGASRVHRERIERDDRSDHHTGSSSGMTA